One Hemibagrus wyckioides isolate EC202008001 linkage group LG07, SWU_Hwy_1.0, whole genome shotgun sequence DNA segment encodes these proteins:
- the zmp:0000001127 gene encoding interleukin-12 subunit alpha, translating to FICLFICLLYFFPPSSVEIFADLLLSLLCAVCAAGPAGARSVPVHFSGGACLDLGRALLRKVTDALEIDQLFRGLNCTEQSAELRTSTRTLSTCTPMNSVCLEGPEFTLEQDECLQSVLEDLWFYWATFKSYSDPDRILEHSVLRNIENLMQSCFAAPLLDSAQVQISVHNKNSFERRLKLCKVLKGFQSRTITINRVFNHLIHSSHI from the exons tttatttgcttatttatttgcttactttacttttttcccccttcttctGTTGAAATCTTTGCAGATTTGTTGCTGTCTCTGCTGTGTGCCGTGTGCGCGGCCGGACCCGCGGGAGCGCGCAGCGTGCCCGTGCATTTCTCCGGGGGGGCGTGCCTGGACCTGGGTCGTGCGCTTCTTCGGAAAGTGACAGATGCGCTCGAGATC GATCAACTGTTCAGAGGATTAAACTGCACGGAGCAAAGCGCTGAGCTGAGAACCAGCACGAGGACGCTGTCCACGTGCACGCCGATG AACTCCGTATGTTTGGAAGGCCCTGAGTTCACTTTGGAGCAG GACGAATGTCTGCAGAGCGTCCTGGAAGATCTCTGGTTTTACTGGGCAACGTTTAAATCTTACAGCGATCCGGATCGAATCCTGGAACACTCGGTGCTCAGAAACATCGAGAACCTCATGCAG agcTGCTTTGCTGCCCCATTGCTGGACAGTGCCCAGGTTCAG ATCTCTGTACACAACAAGAACTCCTTCGAGAGACGCCTGAAGCTCTGCAAAGTCCTGAAAGGCTTCCAGAGCCGCACCATCACCATCAACCGAGTgttcaaccacctcatccactcctcacacatctGA